The following proteins are encoded in a genomic region of Pseudosulfitobacter pseudonitzschiae:
- a CDS encoding DUF6878 family protein, translating into MTNPQIDYAAMAAQWRAERETTLKASRVELLAQLRALGISEVTAEYEGYGDSGNVKDVTVQPADVKLPEPLSTEVGDFAWSLAYHHHPGFENNEGGYGTLTWDIGADSITLDHADCYVECSHSYVEGL; encoded by the coding sequence ATGACCAATCCCCAGATCGACTATGCCGCAATGGCGGCTCAGTGGCGTGCAGAGCGCGAAACCACCTTGAAGGCATCCAGAGTGGAGCTGCTCGCGCAACTACGTGCGCTTGGCATCAGCGAGGTCACTGCCGAATACGAAGGCTATGGCGATTCCGGCAATGTTAAGGATGTGACGGTGCAGCCTGCGGACGTCAAACTACCGGAGCCGCTTTCCACCGAGGTCGGCGATTTCGCCTGGTCACTCGCTTATCACCATCACCCGGGGTTTGAGAACAACGAGGGTGGCTATGGCACGCTGACCTGGGACATCGGAGCCGACAGCATCACCCTCGATCACGCGGACTGCTATGTCGAATGCTCGCACAGCTATGTCGAGGGTCTTTGA
- a CDS encoding DUF6915 family protein yields the protein MAHPLHHAESSARKFGGVPSDYQAVHDWFDASKEHLALFTHRAMRHHAQGLFEAERVFGLTLTNSAGRDIPVRWIGEQHIREDCQGRIPSLADWLRRIQPEPWMANGHIDRHVGSEPCGEPRVAWASEVAAGRTVLGLKDWMAARAMQAAQSA from the coding sequence ATGGCCCATCCGCTTCATCATGCCGAAAGTTCCGCCCGGAAATTCGGTGGCGTGCCGTCTGACTATCAGGCTGTGCACGATTGGTTTGACGCCTCGAAAGAGCACCTGGCGCTCTTCACGCACCGCGCCATGCGCCACCATGCCCAAGGCCTGTTCGAGGCCGAACGTGTCTTCGGCCTGACACTGACCAATAGCGCAGGTCGGGACATTCCCGTGCGCTGGATCGGCGAGCAGCATATCCGCGAAGACTGCCAGGGCCGCATTCCGAGCCTGGCGGACTGGCTGCGACGGATCCAACCTGAGCCATGGATGGCCAATGGCCATATCGACCGGCATGTCGGCTCCGAGCCCTGCGGCGAACCAAGGGTTGCCTGGGCATCCGAGGTCGCCGCCGGCAGAACGGTTCTTGGCCTGAAGGATTGGATGGCGGCGCGCGCGATGCAAGCGGCGCAAAGCGCCTGA
- a CDS encoding DUF736 family protein yields the protein MFAGTLTRNVETAAAEYTGMIHSTRFDIAIQLEARAKMSARSPDYDVTAVNKSGRKVRIGTAWNETGNTSGNPYISMQIDVGLGPFRVNAVQTKEARAAQSGEFEIIPLVSNGLMKSGSISGELTAMDADNAFTGYIANMMFDLEFMLIENSYKSEETHPDYRIEVSSPRGTPIRVGSAWMAKSSRTGNDYLSLLINTPDGDLRVNAVQNEEQRGGQTFSIIPFIDSGEQPQDAGAGLSLVA from the coding sequence ATGTTCGCAGGAACCCTCACCCGCAATGTCGAGACCGCAGCCGCCGAGTACACCGGCATGATCCATTCGACGCGCTTTGACATCGCCATCCAGCTCGAGGCACGGGCCAAGATGTCCGCTCGCAGCCCGGATTACGACGTGACGGCAGTCAACAAATCAGGCCGCAAGGTGCGTATCGGCACGGCCTGGAACGAGACCGGGAATACCAGCGGCAACCCCTACATCTCGATGCAGATCGATGTCGGCCTCGGCCCGTTCCGGGTCAACGCGGTGCAGACGAAAGAGGCGCGCGCGGCCCAGAGCGGCGAATTCGAGATCATCCCGCTGGTCTCGAACGGCCTGATGAAATCCGGCTCGATCTCGGGCGAGCTCACCGCCATGGACGCTGACAACGCCTTCACCGGCTACATCGCCAACATGATGTTCGATCTGGAGTTCATGCTGATCGAGAACAGCTACAAATCCGAGGAGACCCACCCCGATTACCGGATCGAGGTCAGCTCGCCCCGGGGCACACCGATCCGCGTTGGCTCGGCCTGGATGGCCAAAAGCAGCCGCACGGGCAATGACTACCTGTCGCTGCTGATCAACACGCCTGATGGCGACCTGCGCGTCAACGCCGTGCAGAACGAAGAACAGCGCGGCGGGCAGACCTTCTCGATCATCCCGTTCATCGACAGCGGTGAGCAACCGCAGGACGCAGGCGCGGGGCTGTCGCTGGTTGCCTAA
- a CDS encoding S8 family peptidase, whose translation MPDISATELPGVYLEISSRIDERLKKDSLDASGLMLLRIEDFPIPGGAQERATVFATAKGIENLRKKVDQFRTEDTPDREKDGEFILGRPKNADLVQSVTAITEAGLRALWRSPPGKFPAADIAAVWEVWLEPQMTEAFVAAAPNYGVTVGADRLEFPEDTVVVVQADRNQLAQAVRRLGGVRALAAPTITADFFDGLPVVEQAQWVDELSGRTTYSDHPNAGYVTLLDTGVSRAHPLIQPALSVDDRHAANPAWGLEDVKGHGTQMGGLALFGDLTQKLHQANPVMVMNRLESVKLLPDAGMNPHHLLGAVTRQAINAVEQVGPRRRTFTMTTTTGEDTPHDGAPTSWSTEVDQLAAGVSGGLRQQRLVLVSAGNTDNFTFGAGNYLDRCDHEDNEIESPAQAWNVLSVGAFTEKTVLPNGDPAQALAPFGDLSPASRTASWSSHWPNKPDVVLEGGNWALSAMPPPMRHGWLSLLSTHHNYPVRSFTFTFDTSAATALAAKDVTELWSDYPTLWPETVRGLYVSSARWTQQMRAHLPAQANKGHYMPLFQRYGFGVPDMARARRSASNALTLIVEDTITPYGISEKTGGDVHNELKLFALPWPVEALRALGNADVTLRVALSSFIAPNPSEASRGVRYRYASHNLRFQLNRAGENEAQFLARISKAAEQPDGPANDEDDLWEYGSNRRHVGSLHIDQLTCKASDLARRNLLAVHPVTGWWKSKKLLAEGLPSVRYALIIEIDAEGLDTELYAEVQVAVEALIAAQAVVQV comes from the coding sequence TTGCCGGATATTTCGGCCACTGAGCTTCCCGGCGTTTATCTCGAAATCAGCTCCCGTATCGACGAGCGCCTGAAAAAGGATAGCCTAGACGCCAGTGGCCTTATGCTTCTCCGCATCGAAGATTTTCCTATTCCAGGTGGCGCCCAAGAGCGTGCGACGGTGTTTGCAACAGCCAAGGGTATTGAGAACCTGCGCAAGAAGGTCGACCAGTTTCGGACGGAAGACACGCCTGATCGCGAAAAAGATGGTGAATTCATCCTGGGCCGACCAAAGAATGCAGACTTGGTTCAAAGCGTCACTGCCATTACGGAAGCGGGATTGCGTGCCCTCTGGCGCAGCCCGCCGGGCAAGTTTCCCGCGGCGGATATTGCGGCAGTCTGGGAGGTTTGGCTCGAGCCCCAAATGACCGAGGCCTTCGTTGCAGCAGCGCCTAACTATGGTGTGACTGTGGGCGCGGATCGGCTGGAGTTTCCCGAAGATACAGTGGTGGTCGTCCAGGCCGATCGCAATCAGCTTGCCCAAGCCGTCCGGCGACTGGGTGGCGTACGCGCACTTGCCGCTCCGACAATCACTGCAGATTTCTTTGACGGCTTGCCGGTGGTCGAACAGGCACAGTGGGTTGATGAGCTTTCAGGCCGGACCACCTATTCGGATCACCCCAATGCTGGCTACGTTACGCTCCTGGATACTGGTGTCAGTCGGGCGCATCCTCTGATTCAGCCGGCGCTTAGCGTGGATGATCGACATGCCGCAAATCCGGCTTGGGGATTGGAGGATGTGAAGGGCCATGGAACGCAGATGGGAGGACTCGCGCTCTTTGGCGATCTGACGCAAAAACTTCATCAGGCGAACCCAGTTATGGTCATGAACCGTCTGGAATCCGTCAAACTCCTGCCAGATGCCGGCATGAACCCGCATCATCTCCTAGGCGCGGTGACCAGGCAGGCGATCAATGCGGTCGAACAGGTTGGTCCCCGACGCCGTACTTTCACCATGACGACGACGACGGGTGAGGACACGCCGCACGACGGTGCCCCGACCTCGTGGTCGACGGAAGTCGATCAGCTTGCCGCCGGTGTTTCAGGTGGACTCAGACAGCAGCGCCTGGTGCTGGTTTCGGCAGGGAATACCGACAACTTCACCTTTGGTGCCGGAAACTACCTCGACCGATGCGATCACGAAGACAACGAGATCGAGTCGCCTGCCCAAGCGTGGAATGTTTTGTCTGTTGGAGCCTTTACCGAGAAGACTGTACTGCCAAACGGAGACCCGGCCCAAGCGCTTGCACCATTCGGCGATCTATCGCCAGCTTCGAGAACTGCATCGTGGTCGTCCCATTGGCCGAACAAGCCGGACGTTGTCCTTGAGGGCGGAAACTGGGCGCTAAGTGCCATGCCTCCGCCAATGCGGCACGGATGGTTATCGCTCCTTTCGACGCACCATAATTATCCGGTCCGATCTTTCACATTCACCTTCGACACCAGCGCTGCGACAGCGCTTGCAGCGAAGGATGTAACGGAACTCTGGTCGGATTATCCGACACTTTGGCCCGAGACAGTCCGTGGTCTCTATGTGTCTTCCGCGCGTTGGACTCAGCAGATGCGAGCACATTTGCCGGCCCAAGCGAACAAAGGTCATTACATGCCGCTTTTTCAGCGCTATGGATTTGGCGTTCCGGACATGGCCCGTGCCCGCCGCAGCGCGTCGAACGCGCTGACACTCATCGTGGAAGACACGATTACACCCTACGGAATCTCCGAAAAGACCGGCGGTGATGTCCACAATGAGTTGAAGCTTTTCGCACTACCCTGGCCCGTTGAGGCTTTGCGCGCGCTCGGCAATGCCGACGTTACCTTGCGGGTGGCGCTAAGCAGCTTTATTGCTCCAAACCCGTCAGAAGCCTCACGCGGCGTTCGTTATCGCTACGCATCCCACAATCTGCGGTTCCAACTCAATCGCGCCGGCGAGAACGAAGCCCAATTCCTAGCTCGGATCAGCAAGGCGGCCGAACAGCCCGACGGTCCCGCAAACGACGAGGATGATCTTTGGGAATACGGTAGCAATCGGCGCCATGTCGGATCGCTGCACATCGATCAACTGACTTGCAAGGCATCAGATCTCGCAAGGCGAAACTTGTTGGCCGTTCACCCAGTCACTGGATGGTGGAAATCCAAAAAGCTTCTCGCCGAAGGTTTGCCTTCTGTGCGCTATGCATTAATCATAGAAATTGATGCGGAAGGGTTGGACACCGAACTCTATGCCGAGGTTCAAGTAGCTGTCGAAGCCCTAATTGCCGCTCAAGCGGTTGTGCAAGTTTGA
- a CDS encoding AAA family ATPase produces the protein MASAQQLIGLVKSHAEGDADRFYDLAMQLSAAEEQKGHTRLAEQLRQWAEAGQKPPAKRTPAVTPIATPRGDLAEFLAASYPTERLVDVILPDRIGSELSHLVFETRMREKLEAKGLKPRRRVLLSGPPGTGKTLSASALAGELQYPLFSVMLHGLITKFMGETAQKLKMVFDAIKTTRGIYLFDEIDALAAARGGENDVGEARRVLNSFLQFLDEDTGPSIVVATTNLPGILDRAVLRRFDLVLPYVMPDGPAIRQALERRLIGFSFNRIGWKRVTDVATGLSTADIVAAAEDAARRAVLNDTDKIATQDLLDALERRRSLQDLGTNDNGTRASTLPPSQSRTTSPIQGKGQGRVQKTK, from the coding sequence TTGGCTTCCGCCCAACAACTCATCGGTCTCGTCAAGAGCCACGCAGAAGGGGACGCTGATCGTTTTTACGATCTGGCGATGCAACTCTCGGCGGCCGAAGAGCAGAAGGGACACACCCGGCTGGCTGAACAGTTGCGGCAGTGGGCTGAAGCGGGGCAAAAGCCGCCAGCAAAGCGAACCCCTGCAGTCACCCCTATCGCAACGCCTCGCGGCGATCTTGCAGAGTTTCTTGCCGCGTCCTATCCGACGGAGCGACTCGTCGATGTAATCTTACCGGATAGGATTGGGAGTGAACTGTCGCATCTCGTCTTCGAGACGCGTATGCGCGAAAAGCTCGAGGCAAAAGGCCTGAAGCCGCGGAGGCGCGTTCTCCTCTCTGGTCCTCCCGGTACCGGCAAGACACTGAGTGCGTCAGCACTGGCCGGGGAGCTGCAGTACCCCTTATTTTCGGTCATGCTCCACGGTCTAATAACGAAGTTCATGGGCGAAACGGCGCAAAAATTGAAGATGGTCTTTGATGCCATCAAGACGACACGCGGTATCTACCTGTTCGATGAAATTGACGCTTTGGCTGCGGCCCGAGGCGGTGAGAACGATGTCGGCGAAGCCCGGCGGGTTCTGAACTCATTCTTGCAGTTCCTGGATGAAGACACAGGGCCTTCGATCGTCGTCGCCACTACAAACTTGCCGGGAATTCTTGACCGCGCCGTGCTGCGCCGCTTCGATCTCGTGTTGCCCTATGTGATGCCCGATGGTCCCGCCATCCGACAGGCACTCGAACGCCGTCTGATCGGTTTCTCGTTCAATCGAATAGGATGGAAGCGGGTGACGGATGTCGCCACTGGCCTCTCAACGGCCGATATTGTGGCGGCGGCGGAAGATGCCGCGAGACGTGCGGTTTTGAATGATACTGACAAGATTGCGACACAGGATTTGCTTGACGCCCTCGAACGCCGACGGTCGCTCCAAGATTTAGGGACCAATGACAATGGCACGAGAGCTTCCACACTTCCACCTTCGCAATCTAGGACAACCTCGCCCATTCAAGGCAAAGGGCAGGGGCGGGTCCAAAAGACCAAGTGA
- a CDS encoding DUF2493 domain-containing protein — translation MAYDTANTYETIELFGLTEKDAQLPIPEDHILTDRIIRESFEALLGQLRGTGLEAEIEPLAHGLATILQRRKVALGKEVDRTADKIGALAKSHDGSEIAETALEEAQARFVQLREIVSAIEVMSEAAAECYESETGHAFIPSAGSRASVRAQETGAVFEARQLLEQHDRETAEKSKVEGVPLIVSGATDWTDVDVIFNTLDKVRERIKQNRNQEIFLCHKGGKHGAEMIAARWARARGVAQARFDPRWSAHGRAAPFKCNDEMLDDKFAATGVVLFGGNGVALNLGQKAEAKGLTVMRVADPAKKASQD, via the coding sequence ATGGCGTACGACACTGCAAACACCTACGAGACCATCGAACTTTTCGGGCTGACCGAGAAGGACGCGCAGCTGCCGATCCCGGAGGATCACATCCTGACCGACCGCATCATCCGCGAGAGCTTCGAGGCTTTGCTCGGTCAGCTACGCGGGACCGGGCTTGAAGCCGAAATCGAACCGCTGGCCCATGGGCTCGCGACGATCCTGCAGCGCCGCAAGGTGGCACTCGGCAAGGAGGTCGACCGCACCGCGGACAAGATCGGCGCGCTGGCAAAATCCCACGACGGATCGGAGATCGCCGAGACCGCGCTCGAAGAGGCGCAGGCGCGCTTTGTGCAGCTGCGCGAGATCGTCAGCGCCATCGAGGTGATGAGCGAGGCGGCGGCGGAATGCTACGAGAGCGAAACGGGCCACGCCTTCATCCCGTCAGCCGGGTCGCGCGCAAGCGTCCGGGCGCAAGAGACCGGGGCGGTCTTCGAGGCGCGGCAGCTCCTCGAGCAGCACGACCGCGAGACTGCCGAGAAATCCAAAGTCGAGGGGGTGCCCCTGATCGTCTCAGGCGCCACCGACTGGACCGATGTCGATGTGATCTTCAACACGCTCGACAAGGTTCGCGAACGGATCAAGCAGAACCGCAACCAGGAGATTTTCCTCTGCCACAAGGGTGGCAAGCACGGGGCGGAGATGATTGCGGCCCGGTGGGCCCGGGCACGCGGGGTCGCGCAGGCGCGCTTCGATCCGCGCTGGTCCGCGCACGGGCGGGCGGCACCGTTCAAGTGCAACGACGAAATGCTGGACGACAAGTTCGCGGCGACGGGGGTTGTACTCTTCGGCGGCAACGGGGTCGCGCTGAACCTCGGGCAGAAGGCGGAAGCGAAAGGTCTGACGGTCATGCGGGTTGCGGACCCGGCGAAGAAGGCGTCGCAGGATTGA
- a CDS encoding thermonuclease family protein, producing the protein MGVLSEGTRVEMLRDEGQWTQIRSNLGVGWMSSSFLSPVAPPAERPASQDRSLRASDVRIIDGDTIDIRGMTANVRLVGFNAPETWRPSCTAERQVGEQATARLGQLVRGAASIEFERVACSCRPGTEGTDRCNFGRLCGSLFVDGRDVGSTLIAEGLAVPYRCGRTSCPPPPQSWCR; encoded by the coding sequence ATGGGCGTCTTGAGCGAAGGGACTCGCGTCGAAATGCTTCGCGATGAAGGGCAATGGACCCAAATTCGGTCTAACTTGGGAGTGGGCTGGATGTCTTCCAGTTTCCTATCGCCGGTCGCGCCACCTGCAGAGCGACCCGCCTCGCAAGACCGGTCGCTTCGAGCCAGCGATGTGCGGATCATTGATGGTGATACGATTGATATTCGAGGCATGACAGCGAACGTGCGTCTCGTCGGGTTTAACGCGCCTGAGACATGGAGACCATCCTGCACTGCAGAGCGCCAGGTCGGGGAACAGGCAACAGCGCGTCTTGGTCAATTGGTGCGGGGTGCGGCGTCAATTGAATTTGAGCGCGTGGCCTGTTCCTGCCGGCCCGGGACTGAAGGCACCGATCGATGCAATTTCGGGCGGCTTTGTGGCTCGTTGTTCGTTGACGGTCGGGACGTGGGCAGTACGCTCATTGCTGAAGGTTTGGCCGTGCCATACCGATGTGGCCGCACCAGCTGTCCCCCACCCCCTCAATCCTGGTGCCGATAG
- a CDS encoding transposase codes for MSRTKRLTEMEKMQIVREAAEGVSTSELAERFEVTSRAVRYVLKADAERQTDAAIPVSAVSVKVTAAELEALDAVLAKAGIESRAEGLRRLIQAAGGVFVPDAQMAAEMARYRASLHEVGNGVAQIAKQMTRANRQGQGAGGGTSAEFTELRLAQMRGLARFILDSADEIDLLLRRRRDVMQLEATAALREFAHAAE; via the coding sequence ATGTCCCGAACAAAACGCCTGACAGAGATGGAGAAGATGCAGATCGTCCGCGAGGCCGCGGAGGGTGTGTCGACTTCTGAGCTGGCCGAGCGTTTCGAGGTCACATCACGGGCCGTGCGCTATGTCCTGAAAGCCGATGCCGAGCGCCAGACGGATGCCGCGATCCCGGTCTCAGCGGTCAGTGTGAAGGTCACGGCTGCGGAGCTTGAGGCGCTCGACGCGGTGCTGGCGAAGGCGGGGATCGAGAGCCGGGCCGAAGGGCTGCGGCGGCTCATTCAGGCGGCGGGCGGCGTGTTCGTTCCGGACGCGCAGATGGCAGCAGAGATGGCGCGCTACCGCGCCTCTCTGCACGAGGTCGGCAATGGGGTCGCGCAGATCGCCAAGCAGATGACGCGGGCCAACCGGCAGGGGCAGGGGGCCGGGGGAGGCACGAGTGCCGAGTTCACCGAATTGCGCCTTGCGCAGATGCGCGGGCTGGCGCGGTTCATCCTGGATTCCGCTGACGAGATCGACCTGCTGCTGCGGCGTCGGCGCGACGTCATGCAGCTGGAGGCCACGGCCGCGCTGAGGGAGTTTGCCCATGCGGCTGAATGA
- a CDS encoding relaxase/mobilization nuclease domain-containing protein encodes MRLNDAVHAVTGEVFRDGWSRVRGSMQGLHVAKQTQLVRAAAGHRPAVFKAIRGGGTHTKSQLSNQLDYLTTKSTHIVDSSGFLDGKAKLEAGDIKDLTERFAKRWDAGFRPKLGQTTHMLMSFPVGTRGEDVRDIATDVAERFFQTDAGHFDYIIAVHEDRDHPHAHLVLNRRSQEGEFFFLGRNHRFNYDDFRLAMVEEAEKYGVRLEATRRVDRGVVHYPAPTREVYAAKEEGRAPRERERVGQDLTRTLAEIANTRTVYHSLAAEASREAREDIAAALFRAGEVLARGGQVDRTGDVYMAEDQSFEDLRSLYAEKLARVQGMIAEKSDAERPVLEKRLIEIQTQVQHMQPLGLRSSTLSDDPSEGGIYSEANIDTSQLDRLAETDLRSRIDTALRGTGISTAEVVARIETGASNAALEHQWIADDLSKVAEARDLNLERRADLEQARDILNDVHVELGTLLERENVLRQDGVIEAEAVSERFHYHRDAVQAMEGTLRQEMRAEGLTTQQIEDRDWEVASRAERRIETEQRIYLEAHPDLIARPGDVIDRSEPYRETITDAARASEITREVDRIMEGRDLRSPVADAVADDLRARYPDMPSHLARGLGATYAAVVEIRDTEAINQVRRDKELREGLGVGTRDERLATRDETAPQSDRADRLADEIARVLEHERAGELSAPFETEAERDAFRTEIARVLDDRQLERLTSGDADALDKVLEDRLDRLYVAKVYLQSDAATANTEALRQVVDDLADTEYEKHRATDVDGETERGQVH; translated from the coding sequence ATGCGGCTGAATGATGCTGTCCATGCCGTCACGGGCGAGGTCTTCCGGGATGGCTGGAGCCGCGTCCGGGGCTCGATGCAGGGGCTGCATGTGGCCAAGCAGACCCAGCTTGTGCGCGCGGCTGCGGGGCATCGGCCAGCGGTCTTCAAGGCGATCCGGGGCGGGGGTACGCATACCAAATCGCAGCTCTCAAACCAGCTCGATTACCTCACCACCAAGTCGACCCATATCGTCGACTCGAGCGGGTTTCTGGATGGCAAGGCGAAGCTCGAGGCCGGCGACATCAAGGACCTGACCGAGCGCTTTGCCAAGCGGTGGGATGCGGGCTTCAGGCCCAAGCTCGGACAGACCACCCACATGCTCATGTCCTTCCCCGTGGGCACGCGTGGGGAGGATGTGCGCGACATTGCGACGGACGTGGCCGAGCGGTTCTTCCAGACCGACGCGGGGCATTTCGACTACATCATCGCGGTGCATGAGGACCGCGATCACCCGCATGCGCATTTGGTGCTGAACCGCCGCTCGCAGGAAGGCGAGTTCTTCTTTCTGGGGCGCAACCATCGCTTCAACTATGACGACTTCCGCCTCGCCATGGTCGAAGAGGCGGAGAAGTATGGTGTGCGCCTGGAGGCCACGCGCCGGGTGGATCGCGGGGTTGTGCATTACCCGGCCCCCACCCGCGAAGTTTATGCCGCGAAGGAAGAGGGTCGCGCACCCCGCGAGCGGGAGCGCGTGGGGCAGGACCTGACCCGGACGCTGGCGGAGATCGCCAACACCAGGACCGTCTACCATTCGCTTGCCGCAGAGGCTTCGCGCGAGGCCCGCGAGGATATCGCCGCGGCCCTCTTCCGCGCGGGCGAGGTGCTGGCGCGGGGCGGGCAGGTGGACCGAACAGGAGATGTGTATATGGCCGAGGATCAAAGTTTCGAGGATCTGAGAAGCCTCTATGCGGAGAAGCTGGCGCGGGTGCAGGGCATGATCGCCGAGAAGTCTGACGCCGAACGTCCCGTGCTGGAAAAACGCCTCATCGAGATCCAGACGCAGGTCCAGCACATGCAGCCTCTCGGTTTGCGATCATCCACGCTATCAGACGACCCCTCGGAGGGTGGGATCTATTCCGAGGCGAACATCGACACCAGTCAGCTGGACCGTCTTGCCGAGACGGACTTGCGGTCGCGGATCGACACTGCGCTGCGGGGCACGGGGATCAGCACAGCGGAAGTGGTGGCCCGGATCGAGACGGGCGCCTCAAATGCAGCTCTCGAGCATCAATGGATCGCCGATGATCTCTCCAAGGTGGCCGAGGCGCGCGATCTGAACCTCGAACGCCGCGCGGATCTGGAACAGGCGCGCGACATTCTCAACGATGTGCATGTCGAACTTGGCACGCTTCTGGAACGGGAAAACGTGCTGCGGCAGGATGGCGTCATTGAAGCAGAAGCGGTCAGCGAGCGGTTCCATTATCACCGGGACGCGGTGCAGGCGATGGAAGGGACACTCCGTCAGGAGATGCGCGCAGAGGGTTTGACCACACAGCAGATCGAGGATCGGGACTGGGAGGTTGCCTCAAGGGCGGAGCGTCGGATCGAGACGGAGCAGCGCATTTATCTCGAGGCGCATCCGGACTTGATCGCACGGCCGGGCGATGTGATCGACCGGTCCGAGCCCTACAGGGAGACCATCACCGATGCGGCCCGCGCCAGCGAGATCACTCGCGAGGTCGACCGGATCATGGAGGGACGCGACCTCCGTTCGCCCGTTGCAGATGCGGTCGCGGATGACTTGCGCGCGCGCTATCCGGACATGCCGTCCCACCTCGCCCGTGGGCTCGGCGCGACCTATGCCGCCGTTGTGGAGATCCGGGACACGGAGGCCATCAATCAGGTTCGCCGCGACAAAGAGTTGCGCGAGGGGCTTGGGGTTGGCACGCGTGACGAACGTCTAGCCACCCGCGATGAAACTGCGCCGCAGTCTGACCGTGCCGACCGCCTCGCAGACGAGATTGCGCGTGTTCTGGAGCATGAGCGGGCGGGGGAGTTGTCCGCGCCTTTCGAGACCGAGGCGGAGCGGGACGCTTTCCGAACCGAGATCGCGCGGGTGCTGGATGACCGTCAACTTGAGCGGCTCACATCCGGTGATGCCGATGCGCTGGACAAGGTTCTCGAGGACCGCCTCGACCGGCTTTATGTCGCCAAGGTCTACCTGCAATCGGATGCAGCGACGGCCAACACGGAGGCCCTGCGCCAGGTAGTCGATGATCTTGCCGACACCGAATACGAAAAACACCGCGCGACAGACGTGGATGGCGAAACCGAGCGGGGTCAGGTCCATTGA